Proteins encoded within one genomic window of Sphingomonas cannabina:
- the leuS gene encoding leucine--tRNA ligase, protein MSRFNALKADAAWQKVWDERRTFAADDASNKPKSYVLEMFPYPSGKIHMGHVRNYTMGDVLARFRRMKGMEVLHPMGWDAFGMPAENAAMEKGVHPAAWTYQNIETMKAQLKRLGFALDWTREFATCDPTYYGHEQALFLDLLDAGLVYRKESAVNWDPVDMTVLANEQVIDGKGWRSGATVERRKLSQWFLKITDFADELLDGLGTLEHWPDKVRLMQENWIGKSEGLRFRFKLSDGGEIEVFTTRPDTIFGSSFVAIAADHPIAQALAAESAEIAAFVERCKEGGTSAAEIETQEKLGFDTGIRATHPFDETWKLPVYIANFVLMDYGTGAVFGVPAHDQRDFEFASKYGLAVRRVVSDGDKTAPEFHESEAYSGPGTLVNSHFLDGMDVADAKRAVIDRAEAGGWGQGTTVWRLRDWGVSRQRYWGTPIPIIHCETCGPVPVPRDQLPVKLPEDVSFDVPGNPLDRHPTWKHVDCPQCGGAARRETDTLDTFVNSSWYFIRFASQPADKPFDRTVAEQWLPVGQYIGGVEHAILHLLYARFWTRALRRVGRLDIAEPFAGLFTQGMVTHETYQDPAGNWLAPEEVRDGKVIASGAPATVGRVEKMSKSKKNTVDPSPIVDQYGADAVRWFMLSDSPPERDLPWSEAGIEGAWRFVQRLWRLVDGAAPADGADAELDRKLHRTIAGVAEDIEALAFNKAVAKLYELVNAIERAAPSASRTVAVATLVRLVAPMVPHLAEEAWARLGHDGLVADAEWPAVDPALLVDTQVTIAVQVNGKLRDTLTLPKGAPKDEVEAAALASANVVRILEGKAPRKIIVVPDRLVNLVA, encoded by the coding sequence ATGTCGCGCTTCAACGCGCTGAAAGCCGATGCCGCGTGGCAGAAGGTGTGGGACGAGCGCCGCACCTTTGCCGCTGATGATGCGTCCAACAAGCCCAAGAGCTACGTCCTCGAGATGTTCCCCTATCCGTCGGGGAAGATCCATATGGGGCACGTCCGCAACTACACGATGGGCGACGTGCTCGCGCGCTTCCGGCGGATGAAGGGCATGGAGGTGCTCCATCCGATGGGGTGGGACGCCTTCGGCATGCCGGCCGAGAACGCGGCGATGGAGAAGGGCGTGCATCCTGCCGCCTGGACCTACCAGAACATCGAGACGATGAAGGCGCAGCTGAAGCGCCTGGGCTTCGCGCTCGACTGGACGCGCGAGTTCGCGACCTGCGACCCGACCTATTACGGGCACGAGCAAGCGCTGTTCCTCGACCTGCTCGACGCGGGCCTCGTCTATCGCAAGGAATCGGCGGTCAATTGGGATCCGGTCGACATGACCGTGCTCGCCAACGAGCAGGTGATCGACGGCAAGGGCTGGCGCTCGGGCGCGACGGTCGAGCGGCGCAAGCTCAGCCAGTGGTTCCTCAAGATCACCGATTTCGCTGACGAGCTGCTCGACGGCCTCGGCACGCTCGAGCACTGGCCCGACAAGGTCAGGCTGATGCAGGAGAACTGGATCGGCAAGAGCGAGGGGCTGCGGTTCCGGTTCAAGCTCTCCGACGGCGGCGAGATCGAGGTGTTCACCACCCGGCCCGACACGATCTTCGGGTCGAGCTTCGTCGCGATCGCCGCCGACCATCCGATCGCGCAGGCGCTGGCGGCGGAGAGCGCGGAGATCGCCGCCTTCGTCGAGCGCTGCAAGGAAGGCGGCACCAGCGCGGCGGAGATCGAGACGCAGGAGAAGCTGGGCTTCGACACCGGCATCCGCGCAACGCATCCCTTTGATGAGACATGGAAACTTCCGGTCTACATCGCCAATTTCGTGCTGATGGATTATGGCACCGGCGCCGTGTTCGGCGTGCCGGCGCACGACCAGCGCGACTTCGAGTTCGCCAGCAAGTACGGCTTGGCCGTGCGCCGCGTGGTCTCGGACGGCGACAAGACCGCGCCGGAGTTCCACGAGAGCGAGGCCTATAGCGGCCCCGGCACGCTGGTGAACTCGCACTTCCTCGACGGCATGGACGTTGCCGACGCCAAGCGCGCGGTGATCGACCGGGCCGAAGCGGGTGGCTGGGGCCAGGGCACCACCGTGTGGCGGCTGCGCGACTGGGGCGTGTCGCGCCAGCGCTATTGGGGCACGCCGATCCCGATCATCCATTGCGAGACATGCGGCCCGGTGCCGGTGCCACGCGACCAGCTGCCGGTGAAGCTGCCCGAGGACGTGAGCTTCGACGTGCCGGGCAATCCGCTCGACCGTCATCCGACGTGGAAGCATGTCGATTGCCCGCAGTGCGGCGGGGCGGCGCGGCGCGAGACCGATACGCTCGATACCTTCGTCAACTCGAGCTGGTACTTCATCCGCTTCGCCAGCCAGCCGGCGGACAAGCCGTTCGATCGGACGGTCGCCGAACAATGGCTGCCGGTCGGCCAGTATATCGGCGGCGTGGAGCACGCGATCCTCCACCTGCTCTACGCCCGCTTCTGGACCCGCGCGCTGCGCCGCGTCGGCCGGCTCGACATCGCCGAGCCGTTCGCCGGGCTGTTCACCCAGGGCATGGTGACGCACGAGACCTACCAGGACCCGGCCGGCAACTGGCTGGCGCCGGAGGAGGTCAGGGACGGCAAGGTGATCGCGAGCGGCGCGCCGGCGACGGTCGGCCGCGTCGAGAAGATGTCCAAGTCGAAGAAGAACACCGTCGACCCCTCCCCGATCGTCGACCAGTACGGCGCGGACGCGGTGCGGTGGTTCATGCTCTCCGACAGCCCGCCCGAGCGCGACCTGCCGTGGAGCGAGGCCGGCATCGAAGGTGCGTGGCGCTTCGTGCAACGGCTATGGCGGTTGGTCGACGGTGCCGCGCCGGCCGACGGCGCCGATGCCGAGCTCGACCGCAAGCTCCACCGCACCATCGCCGGGGTCGCCGAGGATATCGAGGCGCTCGCGTTCAACAAGGCGGTCGCCAAGCTCTACGAGCTGGTCAACGCGATCGAGCGCGCCGCCCCTTCCGCCTCGCGCACCGTCGCCGTGGCGACGCTGGTGCGGCTGGTCGCGCCGATGGTGCCGCATCTCGCCGAGGAAGCCTGGGCGCGGCTGGGCCACGACGGACTGGTCGCCGACGCGGAATGGCCGGCGGTCGATCCCGCGCTGCTGGTCGACACGCAGGTGACGATCGCGGTGCAGGTCAACGGCAAGCTGCGAGACACGCTCACCCTGCCCAAGGGGGCGCCCAAGGACGAGGTGGAAGCAGCAGCACTGGCCTCGGCCAATGTCGTGCGCATCCTCGAGGGCAAGGCGCCGCGCAAGATCATCGTCGTGCCCGACCGTCTGGTGAACCTGGTCGCATGA
- a CDS encoding DUF3576 domain-containing protein, protein MTARSRTLLLLSVALIPLAACSRGGDRPQADLAASKITTIGVNSYLWRASLDTLSFMPLLQTDSNGGVIVTDWYTNPNSPTERMKVTVSILDQDLRADAVRVAALRQVNQNGQWVDAPVQAATVQKLEDIILTRARDLRRGAITN, encoded by the coding sequence ATGACCGCCCGTTCGCGTACCCTGTTGCTGCTGAGCGTCGCGCTCATCCCGCTCGCCGCCTGCAGCCGTGGCGGCGACCGCCCCCAGGCCGATCTCGCCGCGAGCAAGATCACGACGATCGGCGTCAACAGCTACCTGTGGCGCGCCAGTCTCGACACGCTGAGCTTCATGCCGCTGCTCCAGACCGATTCGAACGGCGGCGTGATCGTCACCGACTGGTACACGAACCCCAACTCGCCGACCGAGCGGATGAAGGTGACCGTCAGCATCCTCGACCAGGACCTGCGCGCCGATGCGGTGCGGGTGGCGGCGCTGCGCCAGGTCAACCAGAACGGTCAGTGGGTCGACGCGCCGGTGCAGGCGGCGACGGTGCAGAAGCTCGAGGACATCATCCTTACCCGCGCCCGCGACTTGCGCCGCGGTGCGATCACGAATTGA
- a CDS encoding porin produces the protein MVQRRVIAGILAASALAGVCAIAPAMGANDVRYVARKPHAQMSSGIGSFTPASADPRLAAVLARAGVTSSGFRFTPSGTNRANNRSVTVAVRARSTQTAAASDRLPSAASPVALAPIAYNLGVAVGWKRFALSGDLAKVDLAGQPGSRESVDLGLSYTARKFSGRVKATADRPIGSEPRLIADQPSYSIDVGGSYSLTRNLDLTAGVRYKTERERLPQLTDDRRDSQSVYVGTAFRF, from the coding sequence ATGGTCCAGCGCCGTGTCATTGCCGGGATCCTGGCCGCGTCGGCGCTTGCCGGCGTGTGTGCGATCGCGCCGGCAATGGGGGCGAACGACGTGCGTTATGTCGCGCGCAAGCCGCATGCCCAGATGAGCTCCGGAATCGGCTCCTTCACCCCGGCTTCGGCCGATCCGCGCCTGGCCGCCGTGCTGGCGCGCGCGGGCGTCACCAGCAGCGGGTTCCGCTTCACCCCCTCCGGCACGAATCGGGCGAACAACCGTTCGGTGACCGTCGCGGTGCGCGCCCGCTCGACCCAGACGGCGGCGGCGAGCGATCGCCTGCCGAGCGCCGCTTCGCCGGTGGCGCTGGCCCCGATCGCCTACAACCTCGGCGTCGCGGTGGGCTGGAAGCGATTCGCGCTGTCGGGCGATCTCGCCAAGGTCGATCTCGCCGGACAGCCGGGCAGCCGCGAATCGGTCGATCTCGGTCTGTCCTATACCGCCCGCAAGTTCAGCGGCCGGGTAAAGGCGACGGCGGACCGCCCGATCGGGAGCGAGCCGCGCCTGATCGCCGACCAGCCGAGCTATTCGATCGACGTCGGCGGTTCCTACAGCCTGACCCGCAACCTCGATCTGACCGCGGGCGTCCGCTACAAGACCGAGCGTGAGCGCCTGCCGCAGCTCACCGACGACCGGCGCGACAGCCAGTCGGTCTATGTCGGGACGGCGTTCAGGTTCTGA
- a CDS encoding thiamine phosphate synthase — MRRRHPIPRVWMMTDERMGDRLWDALERLPRGSGVVFRHYGLPEAERRGILRKVAKIAARRGLVLLAAGGIEGRDGVHNGRRRRGLLSRSAHSRREAVAAVRAGADLLFVSPVWPTRSHPGARTLGRARLGLMIRGLPVPAIALGGMTSARFKPLKQLGVYGWAGIDSWLDFQSPRQA; from the coding sequence ATGCGCCGCCGCCACCCGATCCCTCGCGTCTGGATGATGACCGACGAACGGATGGGCGATCGACTGTGGGATGCGCTCGAACGGCTGCCGCGAGGGAGCGGCGTGGTGTTCCGTCACTACGGCCTGCCCGAAGCGGAGCGGCGCGGGATTCTGCGAAAGGTTGCGAAGATTGCGGCCCGGCGGGGACTGGTGCTGCTGGCGGCGGGAGGGATCGAAGGCCGCGACGGCGTGCACAATGGCCGGCGACGCCGCGGGCTGCTCAGCCGGTCGGCGCACAGCCGGCGCGAGGCGGTCGCCGCGGTGCGTGCCGGTGCGGACCTGCTGTTCGTCTCGCCGGTGTGGCCGACACGGTCGCATCCGGGTGCGAGGACGCTCGGACGCGCGCGGCTGGGGCTGATGATCCGCGGTCTGCCGGTGCCGGCGATCGCGCTTGGCGGCATGACGTCAGCGCGGTTCAAGCCATTGAAGCAGCTTGGCGTTTACGGCTGGGCGGGGATCGATTCCTGGCTGGACTTCCAGAGTCCGCGACAAGCCTGA